A region of Toxorhynchites rutilus septentrionalis strain SRP chromosome 1, ASM2978413v1, whole genome shotgun sequence DNA encodes the following proteins:
- the LOC129761383 gene encoding uncharacterized protein LOC129761383: protein MTTNEDDAVESWKKQLTALEQSIAPIIKDACKLAEDDDEVETLLVQQEVLTSLYDQACAVILKIEGQTGPSKRRDALLPAYIKSRASLAKRIRHAQSQTNEPSQDEGSRQVLDQTMITGNSKADYLPRLELPKFRGSATEWLSFKARFEKRIATLNEDASKYAFLAKCLEYEPARNSCEALENSGVPFTEAWAKLEARFYKKRIAYEGYFYTLLKIKRIHKASQRAILGLIDAVDTLLSATRQIANEQPGEPDCIANGLLICLVKERLDESTLSKIEEKLDLQRIYVWSEFKIELERLANQMTCKVAAETAHSSHRPQPKVVAAIEGKAATTKDKREAQRCYVCHNEGHTAFTCPKFTKMSIPERWETIKAGRHCFNCLIPGHSTKECKSQRKCQICSTKHHTLLHRGDSPKGDEIQQLHPEKDVNQAQARSQVETITEKAARSLGIPQHSVNVTIKGVSGQAHVKRGIKTVIASHASNYNESLELIIVPKILDDQPSTAIDEKGIRIPEQLHLADPQFYRSNEIDILLGARIFFKILMPGRLSVANGLTYQESSLGWIACGTLRHSSPSTTVLSATRCSRNEFEFPQDEMAKLIEKFWRLEEACFQDWEPKQHDECEAESHFRTTLEIAPDGRYITRMPLRGEPSSLGDSYQQAYRRFTSLEQRLKRNADLYKEYRAFMNEYETLGHMVPVTTEDFHKVKYFIPHSCVVKPDSTSTKVRVVFDASAKTSTGVSLNDIQIVGPTIQKDLFDLLIDFKTHNDVLVADIAKMYRQIHIAYTDTWLQCILWRDSPNDQLKAYRLTTVTYGEASSSFLACRALHEAAEDYRSVNPRIADTIQRSFYVDNLMIGASNADELTETKREIEHALSLHGFPLRKWASNNASVLEGIPEKDLEPLIQVGDQEVIKTLGIAWNPKTDVSQFISTKNIGETYEALTKRQMVSKILRLYDPIGLIQPVIITAKILMQELWTYNVSWDDDVPDQALSSWKKFEASLVELSKIEIPRMSTPSHTIALDLHGFSDASEKAYGCVIYLHAINLKGEESTNLLCSKSRVAPLKKVTLPRLELLAAALLAELTAKIKSILAGRISSEYYYSDSQVALSWIKSSNTRWGTFIRNRVQKIHSTTNPEHWKYISTKENPADMVSRGIPVRKLREAKLEFWLHGPECIRRRQYYLQSGYEYTAAAEQEEIKEPITRLVAATGKACEDLIAKYPHHHTHDKTVRHFAWLCRAINNMKKVNKDTGIRNEKRSGPLTTTELNEGLTLVVRIMQATIYPNEVAELRKTGKVPTKGPFQHLNAIVRNGVIHVTGRLHNAEMPISQKNPILIPKSHPFSRVIIQKIHEDRFHAGTDLVINEFRQRFWMRDLRRTVQGVIQRCILCAKARPRRLQQRMGQLPSPRVNESVAFTHTGVDLCGPFEVYLNQKSKCKTTAYACIFICFATKAVHLEVVEDQSTAAFISALLRFTSVRGIPEVIYSDNGRNFVGASRELNRLRRIYNNEVFQNKLVDIAATHRIRFSFIPPRSPSFGGLWEANIKVAKRLFSAAARGAQLNIMELQTLFYQVAAIMNSRPLTPVYTTPDSPTAITPGHFLIARPMLAVPIPTQSEDGSNLTTRWKRVQSQLEQFWRRWRDEYLHQLRDYAKWTKQQANVKVGQIVLIGDDHLPVARWPMGIVTQIHPGDDGVVRVAVVRTATGIYKRNVRTLAPLPVEEHTIQPIIEEYDNTADNEQQSQAEAIELEDDPPPQAPQMIWDESEKSGPREEVSYCYRKIIMPIRRQKQPFWHVCLVCELDITGAGRRNRFGELGEEVGNSNDYCIDDINPTIPPDGLLKT, encoded by the exons atGACGACAAACGAGGACGATGCCGTTGAAAGCTGGAAAAAGCAGCTAACGGCACTGGAGCAAAGCATTGCTCCGATTATCAAAGACGCATGCAAATTAGCAGAAGACGACGACGAAGTCGAAACATTACTAGTGCAACAAGAAGTACTAACAAGCTTGTACGATCAAGCTTGTGCAGTGATACTGAAAATTGAGGGCCAAACGGGGCCCTCCAAGAGACGGGATGCTCTCCTCCCCGCATATATCAAGTCCAGAGCCAGTTTGGCAAAGAGAATACGGCATGCGCAATCACAGACGAATGAACCGAGTCAGGATGAAGGTTCAAGGCAAGTACTGGATCAAACAATGATCACCGGCAATAGCAAGGCCGATTATTTACCCCGATTGGAGCTCCCGAAGTTCCGTGGGTCAGCCACCGAGTGGCTATCGTTTAAAGCCCGCTTTGAGAAGCGGATTGCGACCCTAAACGAGGATGCAAGCAAATACGCTTTCCTGGCGAAATGTTTAGAATACGAGCCCGCTCGTAACTCCTGCGAAGCACTCGAGAATTCAGGAGTGCCTTTCACTGAAGCCTGGGCCAAACTGGAAGCAAGATTCTACAAGAAACGAATCGCATATGAAGGTTACTTTTACACTCTGCTGAAAATTAAAAGGATACATAAGGCATCGCAAAGAGCGATACTAGGACTGATCGACGCTGTCGATACACTATTGTCCGCCACTCGACAAATAGCAAATGAACAACCTGGCGAACCAGATTGCATCGCCAATGGGTTACTAATATGCTTAGTGAAAGAACGATTGGATGAATCAACACTTTCTAAGATTGAAGAAAAGTTGGACCTCCAGCGCATTTATGTTTGGAGCGAATTCAAAATAGAATTAGAGCGGCTGGCTAACCAGATGACTTGCAAAGTGGCTGCCGAAACGGCACACTCTAGTCATCGACCCCAGCCGAAAGTCGTAGCAGCAATCGAAGGCAAAGCTGCGACCACCAAAGACAAAAGGGAAGCACAGCGGTGCTACGTTTGTCACAATGAAGGACACACAGCATTTACGTGTcctaaattcacgaaaatgagCATCCCAGAACGATGGGAAACTATCAAAGCAGGGAGGCACTGCTTTAATTGCCTCATACCTGGGCACTCAACGAAGGAGTGCAAATCACAACGGAAATGCCAAATATGCAGCACGAAGCATCATACACTACTTCATCGTGGAGACTCTCCCAAGGGGGACGAGATCCAACAATTGCATCCCGAGAAGGATGTCAATCAAGCACAAGCAA GGAGTCAAGTAGAAACAATCACAGAAAAGGCTGCTCGAAGCCTAGGAATTCCGCAACACTCGGTAAACGTAACCATTAAAGGAGTTAGCGGACAAGCACATGTTAAAAGGGGTATCAAAACTGTGATAGCCTCTCACGCAAGCAACTACAATGAAAGTTTAGAATTGATCATAGTGCCAAAGATATTGGACGATCAACCAAGCACAGCTATTGATGAAAAGGGTATACGGATACCAGAACAATTGCACCTTGCCGATCCCCAGTTttacagatcgaacgaaatcgaCATTCTCCTCGGAGcgagaatatttttcaaaattctaatgCCAGGCCGGCTTAGCGTAGCCAACGGTCTTACGTATCAAGAGTCCAGCTTgggctggattgcatgtgggacGCTACGTCACAGCAGCCCATCAACCACTGTATTGTCTGCTACAAGGtgtagcagaaatgaattcgaaTTCCCACAGGACGAAATGGCCAAACTCATAGAGAAGTTTTGGCGTCTTGAAGAAGCGTGCTTTCAAGACTGGGAACCAAAGCAACATGACGAATGCGAGGCGGAAAGTCACTTCCGCACAACGTTAGAGATCGCTCCCGACGGGAGATACATTACACGAATGCCCCTACGGGGGGAGCCGTCATCGTTAGGCGACTCTTATCAACAAGCATATAGAAGATTCACATCGCTTGAGCAAAGGCTCAAGCGGAATGCAGACCTGTACAAAGAGTACAGGGCTTTCATGAATGAATATGAAACACTGGGACATATGGTACCAGTCACCACAGAAGACTTTCACAAAGTAAAGTATTTCATCCCTCACTCGTGTGTGGTGAAACCAGATTCAACATCCACCAAGGTTAGGGTGGTGTTCGACGCAAGTGCAAAGACGTCAACCGGAGTATCCCTGAACGATATACAAATCGTGGGACCAACCATTCAAAAGGACTTATTTGATCTGCTAATTGATTTCAAGACGCACAACGACGTGCTAGTAGCAGATATTGCAAAGATGTACAGACAAATTCACATCGCATACACAGACACTTGGTTACAATGTATTTTGTGGCGCGACAGCCCCAATGATCAATTGAAAGCGTATAGACTGACGACTGTCACATATGGTGAAGCGTCTTCATCATTCTTGGCCTGTAGGGCACTACACGAAGCAGCTGAAGATTATCGGTCGGTAAATCCGAGAATTGCCGACACCATTCAACGATCGTTCTAtgttgacaatctaatgattggAGCGTCCAACGCAGATGAACTGACGGAGACGAAACGAGAAATAGAGCATGCATTGTCACTTCATGGATTTCCACTTCGAAAGTGGGCATCAAACAACGCAAGCGTACTGGAAGGAATTCCAGAGAAAGACTTGGAACCATTGATCCAAGTTGGTGACCAAGAGGTCATAAAGACATTGGGGATAGCCTGGAACCCCAAAACAGACGTGTCCCAGTTCATCAGTACGAAAAACATAGGTGAAACATACGAAGCGCTCACAAAGCGACAGATGGTCTCGAAGATTTTGAGACTGTATGACCCAATCGGATTGATACAACCTGTAATCATTACAGCTAAAATATTGATGCAAGAATTGTGGACTTATAACGTCAGCTGGGACGATGATGTTCCAGATCAAGCACTAAGCTCATGGAAGAAGTTCGAAGCTTCATTAGTGGAGCTCAGCAAGATAGAAATACCTCGGATGTCGACTCCGAGTCATACGATCGCACTAGATTTACACGGATTCAGTGACGCCTCCGAAAAGGCTTATGGATGCGTCATTTACTTACATGCAATCAACTTAAAAGGAGAAGAGAGTACGAATCTCTTATGTTCGAAATCGAGAGTGGCGCCTTTGAAGAAGGTCACTCTGCCCCGTCTGGAACTCTTGGCGGCGGCACTTCTAGCAGAACTAACTGCTAAAATAAAGAGCATTCTGGCCGGTCGAATCTCGTCGGAATATTACTACAGTGATTCACAAGTAGCGCTaagttggatcaaatcttcaaatacACGTTGGGGAACCTTCATTAGAAATAGAGTGCAGAAGATACACTCCACCACGAATCCAGAGcattggaaatatatatctaCGAAAGAAAATCCGGCTGATATGGTTTCGAGAGGAATTCCAGTCAGAAAATTACGCGAAGCAAAACTAGAATTTTGGTTACACGGACCGGAATGTATACGAAGAAGACAATATTATCTGCAGAGCGGCTACGAATACACTGCTGCTGCAGAACAGGAAGAGATTAAAGAACCAATAACACGATTGGTAGCAGCAACAGGAAAGGCATGCGAAGACTTAATCGCAAAATACCCGCACCATCACACTCATGACAAAACAGTAAGACACTTTGCATGGCTGTGTAGAGCCATAAACAATATGAAGAAGGTCAATAAAGACACAGGCATCAGAAACGAAAAGAGATCGGGCCCACTCACCACCACTGAATTGAATGAAGGACTAACACTCGTAGTCCGAATTATGCAAGCCACTATTTATCCAAATGAAGTAGCGGAATTACGAAAAACTGGGAAGGTGCCTACGAAAGGACCTTTCCAGCATCTCAACGCAATCGTCAGAAATGGAGTCATACATGTCACAGGGAGACTCCACAATGCAGAAATGCCCATCTCACAAAAGAATCCAATATTGATTCCCAAATCGCACCCATTTTCGAGggtaataattcaaaaaatacatgaGGATAGATTTCACGCCGGAACAGATCTGGTAATAAACGAATTTCGACAAAGATTTTGGATGAGGGATCTCCGAAGGACCGTACAAGGAGTCATTCAACGATGCATCTTATGTGCCAAAGCGCGGCCCAGACGTTTACAGCAACGAATGGGACAACTGCCCTCGCCCAGGGTAAATGAATCAGTAGCGTTCACTCACACGGGAGTGGACTTATGTGGGCCATTCGAAGTATATCtcaatcaaaaatcgaaatgcAAGACCACAGCATATGCTTGCATCTTCATATGTTTTGCGACCAAAGCAGTTCACCTAGAAGTCGTCGAAGATCAGTCGACGGCAGCGTTCATATCAGCACTTCTCCGTTTCACATCAGTGAGGGGAATACCCGAGGTTATTTACTCCGACAATGGGCGGAACTTTGTCGGGGCCAGCAGAGAACTCAATCGTTTACGAAGAATATATAacaatgaagtttttcaaaacaaattagttGATATTGCGGCAACTCACAGAataagattttcattcattccacCCCGAAGCCCCAGCTTTGGAGGACTTTGGGAAGCGAACATAAAGGTAGCCAAGCGGCTCTTTAGTGCAGCGGCCAGAGGAGCACAGCTAAACATCATGGAATTGCAGACACTGTTCTACCAAGTGGCCGCAATAATGAATTCGCGACCACTCACACCTGTTTACACGACGCCAGATTCACCGACCGCGATCACACCCGGTCATTTTTTGATAGCACGCCCAATGCTAGCCGTGCCCATCCCTACGCAGAGTGAGGATGGAAGCAATCTCACAACCAGATGGAAACGAGTACAATCGCAGCTCGAACAATTTTGGAGAAGATGGAGAGACGAGTATCTCCACCAGTTACGTGATTATGCAAAATGGACCAAGCAACAAGCCAACGTTAAGGTAGGCCAAATCGTATTGATCGGAGACGATCACCTTCCCGTAGCAAGGTGGCCTATGGGAATTGTCACACAAATACACCCTGGAGATGATGGAGTAGTCCGAGTGGCAGTAGTGCGAACCGCTACCGGAATTTACAAACGCAACGTGCGAACACTTGCTCCTCTACCAGTCGAGGAGCACACCATTCAACCCATTATAGAAGAGTATGACAACACAGCTGATAACGAACAGCAATCTCAAGCCGAAGCAATCGAACTAGAAGACGATCCCCCTCCCCAAGCACCCCAAATGATTTGGGACG AGAGTGAGAAAAGTGGCCCAAGAGAAGAGGTTTCCTATTGTTACCGGAAGATAATTATGCCGATACGACGGCAGAAGCAGCCTTTCTGGCATGTATGTTTGGTTTGCGAATTAGACATAACGGGCGCCGGGAGAAGGAATAGATTCGGCGAACTTGGCGAGGAGGTTGGGAATTCTAACGATTATTGTATCGATGATATCAATCCAACGATTCCCCCGGATGGTCTATTGAAGACATAG